Part of the Leptolyngbya sp. BL0902 genome, GATTCTCGCTGAATTAAGCGCTGGAGCAGGGCAGACCAATCTTGGGTTTCGGCAGCTAGGGTCACAACAGGCACTCCAAACACAGCAGCCCGTCCCGATCTAAGGGCCACAGACGGGCTATAGACAATGTATCAGAGTCCCTGAAGCGCAGAGAGGGGCATCTCCCTCACCGAGGCAGCAGGTGCCCTCACCTAGCCCAAGGATCGGCGGGGATCAGGGCGGCATCTCAGCTTTCTGGGGGCATTGGCCTAGGGACGCCTGCCCCCAGCGCGGATCGTCCCTCATTTCTGAGGTGCCCTCTGCACGGCCTGAAAGTTAGGGCTACAGTACAGAGAGTCGTCAAGTCGTCTTCGGAGGTAATATCATGGATCCCAACGACAGGAACGATAGCCCTATGGGGGGAGATCCCCTCGGTCTGCCCCTAGATCGGTTGAGACAAAGCCTGGGCCTGGGGCCAGGGTTGGGGCTAGATAGCCGCAGTTTGGCCCAGTTCATCGAAGCGCGGGACGGCATCTCGAAACCCTGGCTGCTGGTGCTGCTGCGCCTGACGATGCTGCAAGAGCGCAAAGACAGCCTCTCCCCCGAAGCCTATATGCGCGAACTCTCCGAACTCCATCAGGAAATGATGGGTCTGGGAGAATGGTGGGTGGGCATCGAAGACGAGGTGTTTAATCCCTAAAAGCAACCTCGTGGATCAAACCCCGGCCCGTCGCCCTAGCCACACCCCTAACCAGAGGTATGAGCCCTTGGTGTCGTGCCCTGTGGTGTCGGCATCCCAGAAGTATCTGTGTCTGCATCACACAGCATGAGGTATGAGCCTCTGCTGTCGTGCCCTGTGGTGTCGTCTGCGTTCGCCCATCTAATCGCGGCACAGAGATAGGCTAAGGGCTTAAAATCAGGCGATACTTGAGCTAGGGGAACGCCCATACGCCCCGTGCTGAGGAGGAACCGATGGCGATTATTGCCCTCAAAGCCTGGTATCTAGAAGCCTACGAGCCCCTGCGCGACCTAGAAAAACGCCCCTACGATCTGAGGCTGAGCAAAAACAGCCTGCTGAAATCGGCGCTGCGGGCAGATTTTTTGGACGACAGCGCCACCGTGCGCCAAAGTGCCTGGTTTCAGCGCTACTTAGATGGCGAAGTGGTGGAGTTCTACATTGAGGGCAGCGGCGGCTATGCCATCGCCAACATTGATCTGATCAGCCACGAAATTTACTTCACCAAGCGGGAGGTGATGGCCCACCTCGACCCGATCATTTACTTCTGCTACCAAACCGACTACAGCCCCTCGGCGGAACTACTGCACCAGGCGCTCACCGACGCCATCGCCAAGCTCAATGCCAAATCCCGCGTACCGCTAACCCTCGAAGTCGGCCATCGCCTCAGTGAAGGCCCCGCCCGACTCAACAGCCGCCTCACCCGCAAAATGGCCAAGGCGCTGCTGTTTGTAGCCGATGGCACCCCTATTTTAGAATCCGCTGGCGACCCGATCATTGCCGTACCCAGCCCCCATGTCTGTGTAGAAATGGGCTATGCCCTGCAAGCCAAGCCGCCAGAGCAAATTCTGCTGGCCCAGATGGAACGACCCGATATTTCCGGCCAATATCCCTTTGACCTACCCGCCCAAAATCGCCTCACCTTCAAAACCGCCGAGGATTTGGCCCGCCAGTTGCCCGAACGGCTAAAGCAACACCTCGCGCGATTTAACCTATGGGCCTAGGCAGAGTCGGGGCTGCGGCCTGCCCAACAACAGGGGCCGTGTCGTCTGGCGCTGCCGAGCCATCAGCCGGGGTTGAACGCCGTGTAGTGGGCTTGCACCCAGGGCTGGATATGGCGGGGATAGAGCAGCCAAATGCGCTCGGCTGGCTGGCTGAGAACCTTCACCAGGGGCGAAAGGTGTTTGATATCCACAAAGGCGTTGTCGATGTGCATGTGAATGCCCTCTTGGTAGGTGGTGTAGCCTCGGCTCCAGGTGTGCTCTAGGGTGGCGTAGGTTTCCCCCGCCAAGCCTTGTTCGTTCAAATGGGTTTGCACCTGGGCCAGGAGGGACTGTTGCTGATCCTCCGACAGGCGCGTGATTTCCAAGGTCTTCAGCAAATCTCGATCCACGTAGCGACGGCAAAGATCCGCCAGGAGCGCATCCTGTCCGCGCTGCCAGCGCTGGAGGTGGTAGTTCAAAACGGCATCATCGGCGGCGAGGTAGGTGTCTAGGGCGAGGGGTGTCTGGGCCGATTGCAGCCAAGCCGCCACCGTGTCGTCGGCCTCCAGGGTTCCGGCTTGGTAAAGGACACGGGCGCGATTGAAGGCGCATTTCAGCAGCCATGTGGCGGCGATATTTTTGGGATGGTTGTACACCTGGGCATACATGAAATGGCGCACCACCAGGTAATGCTCGATGGCGGACAGCCCCTTGTGGGCCACCACCAGGCGCTGGCTCTCCGGCTCCAGTTCCAGCGCCATCAAAATTCGATCTAGGTCGAGCCGTCCATAGCTGGCCCCGGTAGAGTAGCTGTCGCGCAGGAGATAATCCAGCCGATCACAATCCAACTGGCTAGAGACTAACTGCCACACCAGCGGCACCGGGTGGGTGTGGTCATACACTTGCATCAGGGCAGGGATCAGGTCGGGGGAATACTGGTGCAGCGGGTCGCGCAGGGCGGGAATGTCTTGGATAATGCGCTGCGTCCAAACCTCGTGGTGCAGGCCGAAGATTTCTTCCGCCGTGTGGCTAAAGGGGCCATGGCCAATGTCGTGCAGTAGGGCGGCGCAGAGGACGGTGGCCCGATGGGGGCGCAGGCTGGGGTAGCGTTCCAACAGCCCATCAAAGGCTCGCCGCGCCAGGGCCATCACCCCCAAGGAATGGGTAAAGCGCGAACTTTCCGCCCCGTGGAAGGTGAGGTAGGCTGGCCCCATTTGTCGAATCCGCCGCAGCCGCTGAAAGGCTGGAGTGTCAATCAGCCGAATCAGCAGTGCTTCTTCGGGGTCGCTGGCGTGGAGGGTAATGGCCCCGTGCAGCGGATCGTGGTAGGTGCGAGAGGGCTTGGACATAGAAAACGTCACCCGAGAAAATTGCTTCAACAGCCGACGGGACGGGTGGGGGCCAACCACACACCATCCGCAGGCGATGGACTGATGACTCCCCATTATGGGCCGATACGATGTCGGGCTTGCCCACCCCCGGTCTCAGCGGGCGCAGAAACCTCTCCCCTAGCATGGATCGGGCTGGACATCGGAGCTTTCCGCTTCAGATTGGGTAGCCGCCGCCTAAACCACCCGCTCAATATCGTCCCACCGTTGTCCTATCGATAGAATATGCAACGATAGCGAAACAGAGCAGTCTTGCCCTGGGAGGCTGCATCTCTCGCTCGCTGATCGTCCTATTCCTCGCCATGTCTGGTTCTCCTGCTGATTTCCCCATCGAGTCATCCGCCATCGAGTCGTCCCCGCCCGAATCTTCACCCGCTGAGATGTCTGCCTCGGATCTGCCCCCCGCGCAGATTGACCTGCCGGAGCGGTTGGCCAAACATACGGTGCGCTACGCCGACCATCGCTCGGTGAACTGGGACGACCTCTCGCCGATGATGCGGCACTACGTGGAGATGAAGGAGCAGTATCCCCATGCGCTGGTGCTGTACCGGGTGGGGGATTTTTTTGAGACCTTTTTTCAGGATGCCATTACCATTGCCCGCGAGCTGGAGTTGGTGCTGACCAGCAAAGATGCCGGGAAGGCGATTGGGCGGGTGCCCCTGGCAGGGATGCCCCACCACGCGCTGGATCGGTATTGCAGCTTGCTGGTGGACAAGGGCTATGCCATCGCCATCTGCGACCAGGTGGAAGACCCTGCCCTGGCCCAGGGTTTGGTGAAGCGGGAAGTGACCCGCGTGATTACCCCCGGCACGGTGATCGAAGAGGGGATGCTGAGCGCCAGCCAGAATAACTTTTTGGCCTCGGTGGTGGTGGCGGGGCACCATTGGGGGCTGGCCTTTGCCGATGTCTCGACCGGGGAATTTTTGACGACCCAGGGCGAAGACACGGAAGCCCTCTCCCAGGAATTGCTGCGGCTGCAACCCGCCGAGGTGCTGTTTCCGGTGGATGCGCCCAACCTGGGGGCGATGCTGCGACCGGGGGACAAGTCGGATCAGTTGCCGGAGTATTTCCCTCGCCAGTTTTGCTACACCCTGCGGCCCCAAGGCCCCTTTAGCCAAAGCGAGGCAAGGCAGCGATTGATGCAGCGGTTTCGACTGCGGTCGCTGGAGGGCTTGGGCTGCGACCATTTGCCCCTGGCGGTACGGGCGGCGGGGGGCTTGCTGAACTATTTAGAGGACACCCAAAAGACGGTGCAGGCTCCGTTGCAACCCCTCAGCACCTACACCCTGTCGGCCTACCTGGTGATCGACCACCAAACCCGCCGCAATTTGGAAATTACCCAAACCCAGCGGGACGGCACCTACAACGGCTCGCTGCTGTGGGCGCTCGATCGCACGGTGACGGCCATGGGCGGACGCACTTTGCGGCGCTGGCTGCTGCAACCGTTGCTGGAGGTGAAGGGCATTCAAGCCCGACAGGACACGATTGCGGAACTGTTGCGGGACGGCAATCTGCGCCAGATGTTGCAACACAAACTGAAGCAAATCTACGATCTAGAGCGCTTGGCGGGTCGGGCCGGATCGGGGACGGCCAATGCGCGGGATTTGGTCGCCTTGGCAGAGTCTTTTCAGCGGTTGCCAGAACTGGCGGCCTTGGCAGAACGGGCGCAATCCCCCTACCTCAAAGCCTTGCAGTACGTACCGCCGGAACTGGAGCAGTTGGGTCAGACTTTACGGGCGCATCTGGTGGAAAATCCGCCCCTGTACCTGACCGAGGGCCACCTGATCCGCGATGGGGTGAACGCCCAGCTCGACCATCTGCGCCAGCAAGCGGTGGATGACCAAAAGTGGATCGCCGAACTGGAACCCGCCGAACGCCAGCGCACCGGAATTTCCACTCTCAAGGTGGGCTTCAACAAAGCCTTTGGCTACTACATCAGCATTTCCCGCGCCCGCGCCGACCAAGCCCCCGATGACTACATCCGCAAGCAAACTCTTACCAACGAAGAACGCTACATCACCCCGGAACTGAAGGAACGGGAGGCGCGAGTCTTCAACATTGAGGCGGAAATCAACGCCCTGGAGTACGAAATTTTCAACCAACTGCGCGAAAAAGTCGGTGCCCAGGCAGAACTGATCCGCAAAGTTGCCGCTGCCGTCGCCGCCGCCGATGTGCTGTGTGGCTTGGCAGAAGTAGCCGTTTTCCAAGGCTATTGCCGTCCCGAAATCGAGGACTCCCGCGCCATTGCCGTCCATGAAGGTCGCCATCCTGTCGTCGAACAACTGTTGCCAGCGGGATTTTTTGTCCCCAACGCCACCTATTTAGGCACCACTCCAGCGGATCGCGAGTCCGCCCATGAACAGGATTTGATTATCCTGACTGGGCCAAACGCCAGCGGCAAAAGCTGCTATCTACGCCAGGTGGGGCTGATTCAACTGATGGCCCAGGTGGGCAGTTTTGTCCCCGCCAAGTCCGCCAGGTTGGGCGTGTGCGACCGCATCTTCACCCGTGTTGGTGCCGTGGATGACCTCGCCAGCGGCCAATCGACCTTCATGGTGGAGATGAACGAAACGGCGAACATCCTTAACCACGCCACGCCAAAATCCCTGGTGCTGCTGGACGAAATCGGGCGCGGCACCGCCACCTTCGACGGCCTCTCCATCGCCTGGGCCGTGGCGGAATACCTGGCCCTCGACCTGCAAGCCCGCACCATTTTCGCCACCCACTACCACGAACTGAACGAACTCTCGGCCCTAGTGGTGAACGTGGCTAACTACCAAGTTACCGTCAAAGAAATGCCCGACCAGATTATCTTTCTGCACCAGGTGCAACCGGGCGGGGCCGACAAATCCTACGGCATCGAAGCGGGTCGCCTCGCCGGACTGCCGCCCTCGGTGATTCAACGCGCCCGCGACGTGATGCAGGAAATTGAACGCCACAGCACCATCGCCGTCGGTTTGCGAGGGGAAACACCCAGAACCCCCAAACCCCGCCGCCGCACGCGGGAAAGCGCCCCGGCCTACGATCCATCGGAGCAGTTGGACTTGTTTGGTAAGTCCTAGGCCGCGTTTTTCAGGCAGGGAGGAGGTCAGTCTCGTGGGCTTTGATCAGTGCGGCCAACTGTCGCCGCATGACAATTCCCGGCTGATCCGAGGGCATGTGCTGTTCCACCGTGACATCCACGGGGGTGTTGTAGTCGGTGGATTCCAGTACGAGCTTGTCCTCGTCTACCACCTGGCGGTCAAAGGCGATGATGGATGCGGCGCTGGCGTCGGCTTCGGTGTCGTTGCGAACGCAGAACTGCACAATTTGGGAGGTGCTATCGCTAACTGGGGTGGCGGCGGTAAAAATCAGGTGCATCAACCCGTTGGGGTAGGTAATCTTCAACGTGCGGCTGAAGGGCACATACCAGGTGGATTCCACCTCCCGCACGGTTAGGCTGTCGGGGATATTGAGGATTTGCTGCTGGATGGGCGGGTTTACCACGGGCACGGTGGCGTAGACCTTGAGGCCCAGTTCCAGGGGCACAATTTCGGATTTGGCGGGTTTGGGCTGCTCTGTGACCCCAAAGGAGGCGGCATGGACGATGCTGAAATGGGCATTGTCAAAGGAGTTTTCCATCACCCGCAGGCCGCTACAGTGCCAGGGTTCGTAGAACTGAGGGATTAGGCGGTTATTTGGATCCGCCGCTTCGGGGATTTCCGGCAGGGGCCGCAAGGGATCGGGAGACAAGCACACCCACACATAGCCGTAGCGCTCTTGGCACTGGAAGGACTCAACCCGGTAAGTTTTAGGAATGGCGGCACCGGGGTCTAGCTGGGGGACGTGGGTGCAGGTGCCCTCGCGGTCGTAGGCCCAGCCATGGTAGGGACAGCGCACGCCGCCGTTTTGGACGATTCCCATCGACAACTTGGCGGAACGGTGACAGCAGCGATCCTTCAGGGCGGCGGGCGTTCCGTCCTCTGTGAGCCACAGCACCAAGGGCTGGCCCAGCAGCGTAAACGACTGGGGGCCATCGGCTAAATCCGCCATGGGCAGAACGGGATACCAGAAGCGTTGAAACACCGGGTATTGTGTGACCAGCATGGAATTATCCCCAAAACGATGCGCGACTGCCCCGATTCTACGCCCCCTGCCTGCATCGTCGAGGTTCAGTCCACACGGTTTTGGGTTGGCCTACCCGCCAAAGCGTTGCAGGGCAAGTTTGAGGTGGTTGGGGGTGCCGATATCGAGGCAGTTGCCTCCGTCTAGCACCTCCGCCTCCACCCGCAGCCCCGCCTGGATAGCGCGATGGTTGATTAGTTGATTTCCGACAGACGAATGCGGGGATCGACCACACTCAGCACCAAATCCGCCAGCAGGTTGCCGATGATGAGCATGACGGCCCCCATCATTAGGCTGGCCATCACCAGGTAAAGATCCTGGGCGGTAACGGCCTCCAGGATGAGCTTACCCAGACCGGGCCAGTTGAAGTAGTTTTCGGTGATGAAGGCACCGCCGAGAAGGCTGGCGAACTCGAAGCCCAGCAGGGTAATCAGGGGGTTGACGGCATTCCGCAGGGCGTGGACGTAGATGACGCGATCCTCCGGCAATCCCTTGGCGCGGGCGGTTTGGATGTAGTTTTGGCGCATCACATCCAGCATTTGGCCCCGCATAATCCGTTGCAGGCCCGCAAATCCGGTGATGCTGAGGGCGACGGTGGGCAGAATCAGGTGCCAGCCCACATCCAACATTTGGCCAAACCAGTTGAGGTCATCGTGGATGATGCTGGTGCGGCCCCCAACCGGAAACAGCGGCGCGGTGAGCTGGGCGAAGAACAGCAGCAGCAGCCCCGTAATAATGCTGGGCATCCCCTGGCCGATGTAGCTCAGCACCCGCAGCCCCCGGTCTAGCCCCTGGTTTTGCTTCACCGCTCCCACAATGCCGAGGGGAATGGCGATGGCCCAGGTGACAATCAGCGACGCAAAGGAGAGCAGCAGGGTGTTGGGCACCCGCTCCCAGAGAATATCCACCACCGGGCGCTGATAGGCAAAGCTGAGGCCAAAGTTGCCGAAGACCACCACCTGATACAGCCAGTTAAAGTATTGCCGCCACAGGGGTTGATCTAGACCAAATTGGGCCTCTAGCAGCGCCAGGGTTTCCTCGGAGAACTGGGGGCTTTGGCGATACTGATCTAAAAAGTTGCCCGGTGCCAGTTGAATGATGAAAAAGCTGAGGGCCGAGGCCAGGAGGAGGGTGAGCAACGCCTGTAGAACCCGTTTGACCACGTAGAGGGTGGCATCGCTGGTGGCCCAGGAAACCAACTTTTCCCAGGGGGACACGGCGGGCTGGGTGGAGCGGAGGGGAGTGGTGGAGGGGGCCATGGGACGGTGGATGGACAGCGGGGGCAAGTTCAACGGAAGTTCAATGATTCTAAAACACCGGGGCGGGATGGTGCAGGGCAGCGCCCATCCAGCAATTGCAACATTAGATTGCTAGGTTGGCCTTTTTAAGGTCGGGATAACTTTAGATAGTTAAATTCCTGATTGAGAACTGGCCCGCCTACCTAGAATTGGCCCTCACCCTAAATCCCTCTCCCACAGGGAGAAGGACTTTGAATGTTCTTCCGGCTCCCCTCTCCTCCCTGGGAGAGGGGCTGGGGGTGAGGGCTAACCCAAATCGGCCCTCACCCTAAACTCTTCTCCCAAGGTGGAAGAGGGACTTTGAAAGACTTTCCGGCCCCCCTCTCCCTTGGGGAGAGGGGCTGGGGGTGAGGGCCAAGCCTGAGCAACCCACCAAAACTCCCTACCCAACCCCGCCATGACCACTGTGCAATCTTCCCCCGCCAAAACGAAAACCCTGGTTTTGGTGGCTCCTTTGTCGGGGCAGTTGGTGCCCATCGAAACGGTGCCCGACCCCGTGTTTGCCCAAAAGATGGTGGGCGACGG contains:
- a CDS encoding aromatic ring-hydroxylating oxygenase subunit alpha — encoded protein: MLVTQYPVFQRFWYPVLPMADLADGPQSFTLLGQPLVLWLTEDGTPAALKDRCCHRSAKLSMGIVQNGGVRCPYHGWAYDREGTCTHVPQLDPGAAIPKTYRVESFQCQERYGYVWVCLSPDPLRPLPEIPEAADPNNRLIPQFYEPWHCSGLRVMENSFDNAHFSIVHAASFGVTEQPKPAKSEIVPLELGLKVYATVPVVNPPIQQQILNIPDSLTVREVESTWYVPFSRTLKITYPNGLMHLIFTAATPVSDSTSQIVQFCVRNDTEADASAASIIAFDRQVVDEDKLVLESTDYNTPVDVTVEQHMPSDQPGIVMRRQLAALIKAHETDLLPA
- the mutS gene encoding DNA mismatch repair protein MutS — its product is MSGSPADFPIESSAIESSPPESSPAEMSASDLPPAQIDLPERLAKHTVRYADHRSVNWDDLSPMMRHYVEMKEQYPHALVLYRVGDFFETFFQDAITIARELELVLTSKDAGKAIGRVPLAGMPHHALDRYCSLLVDKGYAIAICDQVEDPALAQGLVKREVTRVITPGTVIEEGMLSASQNNFLASVVVAGHHWGLAFADVSTGEFLTTQGEDTEALSQELLRLQPAEVLFPVDAPNLGAMLRPGDKSDQLPEYFPRQFCYTLRPQGPFSQSEARQRLMQRFRLRSLEGLGCDHLPLAVRAAGGLLNYLEDTQKTVQAPLQPLSTYTLSAYLVIDHQTRRNLEITQTQRDGTYNGSLLWALDRTVTAMGGRTLRRWLLQPLLEVKGIQARQDTIAELLRDGNLRQMLQHKLKQIYDLERLAGRAGSGTANARDLVALAESFQRLPELAALAERAQSPYLKALQYVPPELEQLGQTLRAHLVENPPLYLTEGHLIRDGVNAQLDHLRQQAVDDQKWIAELEPAERQRTGISTLKVGFNKAFGYYISISRARADQAPDDYIRKQTLTNEERYITPELKEREARVFNIEAEINALEYEIFNQLREKVGAQAELIRKVAAAVAAADVLCGLAEVAVFQGYCRPEIEDSRAIAVHEGRHPVVEQLLPAGFFVPNATYLGTTPADRESAHEQDLIILTGPNASGKSCYLRQVGLIQLMAQVGSFVPAKSARLGVCDRIFTRVGAVDDLASGQSTFMVEMNETANILNHATPKSLVLLDEIGRGTATFDGLSIAWAVAEYLALDLQARTIFATHYHELNELSALVVNVANYQVTVKEMPDQIIFLHQVQPGGADKSYGIEAGRLAGLPPSVIQRARDVMQEIERHSTIAVGLRGETPRTPKPRRRTRESAPAYDPSEQLDLFGKS
- a CDS encoding HD domain-containing protein; its protein translation is MSKPSRTYHDPLHGAITLHASDPEEALLIRLIDTPAFQRLRRIRQMGPAYLTFHGAESSRFTHSLGVMALARRAFDGLLERYPSLRPHRATVLCAALLHDIGHGPFSHTAEEIFGLHHEVWTQRIIQDIPALRDPLHQYSPDLIPALMQVYDHTHPVPLVWQLVSSQLDCDRLDYLLRDSYSTGASYGRLDLDRILMALELEPESQRLVVAHKGLSAIEHYLVVRHFMYAQVYNHPKNIAATWLLKCAFNRARVLYQAGTLEADDTVAAWLQSAQTPLALDTYLAADDAVLNYHLQRWQRGQDALLADLCRRYVDRDLLKTLEITRLSEDQQQSLLAQVQTHLNEQGLAGETYATLEHTWSRGYTTYQEGIHMHIDNAFVDIKHLSPLVKVLSQPAERIWLLYPRHIQPWVQAHYTAFNPG
- a CDS encoding ABC transporter permease gives rise to the protein MAPSTTPLRSTQPAVSPWEKLVSWATSDATLYVVKRVLQALLTLLLASALSFFIIQLAPGNFLDQYRQSPQFSEETLALLEAQFGLDQPLWRQYFNWLYQVVVFGNFGLSFAYQRPVVDILWERVPNTLLLSFASLIVTWAIAIPLGIVGAVKQNQGLDRGLRVLSYIGQGMPSIITGLLLLFFAQLTAPLFPVGGRTSIIHDDLNWFGQMLDVGWHLILPTVALSITGFAGLQRIMRGQMLDVMRQNYIQTARAKGLPEDRVIYVHALRNAVNPLITLLGFEFASLLGGAFITENYFNWPGLGKLILEAVTAQDLYLVMASLMMGAVMLIIGNLLADLVLSVVDPRIRLSEIN